The genome window CTTGCTGATGTGGTGGTCCTCGAGGAAATCCTTCTGCCGCTCGCGGTCGATCCCCTCGGCGACCGTCCCGAAGCTGTGGTCGTTCGAGTAGGCGAAGCGGTGGCAGAGCGACACGTCGCCCCCCGTCGTCACCCCCATCAGCCCGAGCCCGGCCCCGCACGGATACGCCTTGCTCACGCCCTTGTGGATCTCCTCCAGCGTGTCCTTCACGTTCGAGAAGCCGTGGTGCCGGTTCTGCACCGCGTGCTCCAGCCAGTCGCGCGCCAACTCCCCGAACTGGCGCAGCATGCGGTCGTAGCCCTCGTCCTCGATCTCGTAGTCGCGCCCCGAGGAGGTCGTGACCGGGGCGAAGCCCACCTCCCAGAACCCCATCTCCTCCGTCAGGTGCTGGTAGATGCGGTGGATGTCGAGGTTCTCGCGCGTGAGCGTGACGCGCGCCCCGATCGGCCGGGACTTGTGCCGCTTGAGCAGTGCCTTGATCCGGGGCTTGACCGTCTCGTAGGAGCCCTTGCCGCTGTGGAAGACCCGCATGCGGTCCTGCATCTCCTTCGGTCCGTCGATGGACACCGTCACGCCGATCTCGTTGTCCGCCAGCCACTCGATGATGTCCGGGCGGAGGAGCGTCGCGTTCGTCGTGAGGCTGAATTCGAGCCGCTTCCCCTCCTCCTCGGCGCGGCGGCGGGCGTAGGCCACCGTGTCCTGGAGGACGGGGAAGTTGAGCAGCGTCTCGCCCCCGAAGAAGGTGAGGTGCGCGACCTCGATGGGGCCCGACTCCTTGAGCAGGAACTCCACGCTCTCCCGCGCGGTCTCGTCCCCCATGAACTTCGGGTCGTCCGTGCAGGTCGTGTCGACGATCTTGTCTTCGCCGTACTCGTAGCAGTAGGTGCAGGCGAGGTTGCACTTGTTCGTGACGTTGAGGACCATCGTCGTGAGCGGGAACCCGTCGGGCGGCAGGTCGTTCGCGACCTGTTCGACGGGCGCCCCCGCCTCCCCGATGGCGCGGATCTGCTGGAGTTCCAGCAACCCGTTGTGTACGCGGTCGGCGGAGTAGCGGTCCGAGAGCGAGTTCACGACCTCGCCCGGCGCCCGCGGCCCGTAGCTCAGCAGGTCGAGGATCGCCGAGGACGCCGCATCGATCCGGAAGATGCCCGCCGAGGGGACGAGGTAGAGAAACCGCTCGCCCGCCGCCTCGAAGGCGTGGAACTCGCGCAGCGCCAGTTGGCCGACGGGCTTGATCATGGCACCAGCCTCCCCGCCGGAACGCCCTGCCACGGGTCGAACTTCAGATACAGCGGCACCGTGACGATGAGGTGGGCGCGGGCGCGGAGGCCGCCCTCGTGGGTCGCGACCACCCACACGTCGCCGACGTTGTTCCGGTTGCCCTCGCGGTCGGCGTTCGGGCCGTCGACGGCGGGGGTGAAGATCCCGTCCGGCCCCAGCGCGCCGACGAACCGGACGTCGTCGTCGTCGAAGGTGGCCGTGTACTCCTCCATGCTCCAGGTCACCGGCACGCGCCCGAGCCGGAGGTCGTCCTCCGTGTTCGGCTCGCCGTCCGGGCCGTCGTCCCACCCGATCGCGTCGTACGGCTGATACCCCTTCGGGAAGGCGGCGCCGCCGATCCGGGCCATGCCCGCGCGCGGCGTCACCTCGAGGCGGTCCACGCCGTCATGGACCTGGATCGCGTCCGCCAGGCTCACGCCGCCCACGAACAGGTCGCGCCGGCCGACTGCCGCACCCTCGTCGACCGACACGTGGAGCGTGACCCGGCTCCCGTCGCCGCCCGCCGCCGACTCGACCCGCACGCCGGGCCCGAAATCGAAGTCCGCCGCGTCGGGACTCGCCGGCAGGTTGAGGCCGTGGACCCGGACTTCCGCGGACGAGGCGCCGGTGCGGACCGCCGGGGGATGCACGCCCGACACGATGGGGCCGCCGCTCGCGCGGGTGAGCGTCACGTCGGGGCCGAACTCGTCG of Candidatus Palauibacter australiensis contains these proteins:
- the peaB gene encoding quinohemoprotein amine dehydrogenase maturation protein, whose translation is MIKPVGQLALREFHAFEAAGERFLYLVPSAGIFRIDAASSAILDLLSYGPRAPGEVVNSLSDRYSADRVHNGLLELQQIRAIGEAGAPVEQVANDLPPDGFPLTTMVLNVTNKCNLACTYCYEYGEDKIVDTTCTDDPKFMGDETARESVEFLLKESGPIEVAHLTFFGGETLLNFPVLQDTVAYARRRAEEEGKRLEFSLTTNATLLRPDIIEWLADNEIGVTVSIDGPKEMQDRMRVFHSGKGSYETVKPRIKALLKRHKSRPIGARVTLTRENLDIHRIYQHLTEEMGFWEVGFAPVTTSSGRDYEIEDEGYDRMLRQFGELARDWLEHAVQNRHHGFSNVKDTLEEIHKGVSKAYPCGAGLGLMGVTTGGDVSLCHRFAYSNDHSFGTVAEGIDRERQKDFLEDHHISKKTDCHTCWARPICSGGCYHEAHTRHGETTAPNLHFCTWVRTWTHTCLEIYGELSERNPEYLARFDH